One Brassica napus cultivar Da-Ae chromosome A5, Da-Ae, whole genome shotgun sequence DNA window includes the following coding sequences:
- the LOC106451320 gene encoding membrane metalloprotease ARASP, chloroplastic: MLLNISSPPISHRNPHFLSPLNHLPPRSKTHLSKSHLYSAFPNQTLKNRAPFGNKTPPHGDRLRLRPKALPGIDLGSFESVLEATAVLTAIIVVHESGHFLAATLQGIHVSKFAIGFGPILAKFDFKNVEYSLRAFPLGGFVGFPDNDPDSEIATDDENLLKNRPVLDRSIVVSAGIIANVIFAYVIIFVQVLSVGLPVQEAFPGVLVPEVKTFSAASRDGLLSGDVILSVDGAELSKTGPDAVSKVVDVVKRSPESDVLFRIERGNQDLVVRVRPDKNFDGTGKIGVQLSPNVRITKVRPRNVPEAFRFAGKEFMGLSSNVLDGLKQTFFNFSQTASKVAGPVAIIAVGAEVARSNTDGLYQFAALLNINLAVINLLPLPALDGGTLALILLEAVRGGRKLPVEVEQGIMSSGIMLVIFLGLFLIVKDTLSLDFIQEML, translated from the coding sequence ATGCTATTAAACATCTCATCTCCCCCAATCTCTCATCGAAACCCTCACTTCCTCTCCCCTCTCAACCACCTCCCTCCCCGATCCAAAACCCACCTCTCAAAATCCCACCTTTACTCTGCTTTCCCCAACCAAACCCTCAAAAACAGAGCACCCTTCGGAAACAAGACCCCCCCGCATGGAGACCGGCTCCGTCTCAGACCAAAAGCTCTCCCCGGGATCGACTTAGGAAGCTTCGAGTCCGTCCTAGAAGCCACCGCCGTCCTCACCGCCATCATCGTCGTCCACGAGTCCGGCCACTTCCTCGCCGCCACCCTCCAAGGGATCCACGTGAGTAAGTTCGCTATCGGGTTCGGTCCGATTCTCGCTAAGTTCGATTTCAAGAACGTTGAGTATTCCCTTAGGGCGTTCCCTCTAGGTGGGTTCGTTGGCTTCCCCGACAACGATCCCGACAGCGAGATTGCAACCGACGATGAGAACTTGCTCAAGAACAGACCGGTTTTAGATAGATCGATTGTTGTCTCGGCTGGGATCATCGCTAATGTGATCTTTGCTTATGTTATAATCTTTGTGCAAGTGTTGTCCGTTGGTTTGCCTGTTCAAGAAGCCTTCCCTGGTGTTCTTGTCCCCGAAGTTAAGACCTTTTCTGCTGCTTCCCGTGATGGGTTGCTTTCTGGTGACGTTATCCTCTCTGTTGATGGTGCTGAGTTGTCTAAGACTGGTCCTGACGCTGTCTCTAAGGTTGTTGATGTTGTTAAGAGAAGTCCCGAGAGTGATGTGTTGTTTAGAATCGAGAGAGGGAATCAAGATTTGGTTGTTCGGGTTAGGCCTGATAAGAACTTCGATGGGACGGGGAAGATCGGTGTTCAGCTCTCTCCAAACGTTAGAATCACTAAGGTGAGGCCGAGGAACGTTCCCGAAGCGTTTAGGTTCGCGGGGAAGGAGTTTATGGGGCTGTCTTCGAATGTCTTGGACGGTCTGAAGCAGACGTTCTTCAACTTCTCTCAGACAGCGAGTAAAGTGGCAGGACCCGTGGCGATCATTGCGGTGGGAGCAGAGGTCGCGAGATCGAACACCGACGGGCTTTACCAGTTCGCGGCGCTGCTGAATATCAACCTGGCCGTGATTAATCTCTTGCCGCTGCCTGCTCTCGACGGCGGGACGTTGGCGTTGATACTGTTGGAGGCGGTTAGAGGAGGGAGGAAGCTTCCTGTAGAGGTGGAGCAGGGGATCATGTCTTCAGGGATCATGCTTGTGATATTCCTTGGATTGTTTCTCATTGTCAAGGACACACTTAGCCTTGATTTCATACAAGAAATGTTGTAG
- the LOC106454820 gene encoding mitogen-activated protein kinase kinase kinase 3-like isoform X1 has product MEWTRGRILGRGSTATVFAATRHNSNEILAVKSSELHRSEFLQREAEILSSLSSPYVIGYRGSETKRELNGVVTYNLVMEYAPYGTLTDAAAKNGGGLEEAMIVKYTREMLRGLEYIHSRGVAHCDVKGSNVVVGEKGEAKIVDFGCAKRVDPEVESEPVVGTPAFMAPEVARGEKQGRESDIWAVGCTVIEMATGSPPWTEASSGESPVSVLYRVGYSGEAPELPCLLTEEAKDFLEKCFKREAKERWTATQLLNHPFLITKPNTEPVSGLVSSSPTSVIDQTFWTSGGEEEETEELQEDSRNLDRLNLWACHSERIGRLRCVGGLDGSRLDMEGGGWITVRVSCEGTMVGGSHEENILGDGGTVNGFGCHLCEL; this is encoded by the exons ATGGAATGGACTAGAGGAAGAATCCTAGGCCGTGGCTCAACAGCCACCGTCTTCGCCGCAACACGTCACAACTCAAACGAAATCCTCGCCGTCAAATCCTCCGAGCTTCACCGATCAGAGTTCTTACAAAGAGAGGCAGAGATCCTCTCGTCGTTGAGTTCTCCCTATGTGATCGGATACAGAGGATCAGAAACCAAGAGGGAGCTAAACGGCGTCGTCACGTATAACCTTGTGATGGAGTACGCGCCGTACGGAACGTTGACCGACGCGGCGGCGAAGAACGGAGGCGGGCTCGAGGAAGCTATGATCGTGAAGTACACGCGAGAGATGCTACGAGGGTTGGAGTATATTCACTCGCGGGGTGTCGCGCATTGCGATGTGAAGGGGAGTAACGTGGTTGTTGGGGAGAAGGGTGAGGCCAAGATTGTTGATTTCGGGTGTGCGAAACGGGTCGACCCGGAAGTTGAGTCGGAGCCGGTGGTGGGAACGCCGGCGTTTATGGCTCCGGAGGTGGCGCGTGGGGAGAAACAGGGGAGGGAGAGTGAT ATATGGGCGGTTGGGTGTACGGTGATTGAGATGGCCACTGGGTCTCCGCCGTGGACGGAGGCGAGTTCGGGTGAGAGTCCGGTTTCAGTTCTTTATCGGGTCGGGTATTCCGGTGAGGCTCCGGAGCTTCCTtgtttgcttacggaagaagcGAAGGACTTCTTGGAGAAGTGTTTCAAGAGAGAAGCGAAAGAGAGATGGACGGCGACGCAACTCCTAAACCATCCGTTTTTGATAACTAAACCGAACACTGAACCGGTTTCCGGTTTGGTTTCGAGCTCACCGACAAGTGTGATAGATCAAACGTTTTGGACATCGGggggtgaagaagaagaaacagaggaatTACAGGAGGATTCAAGAAATCTAGACCGTTTAAACTTGTGGGCTTGTCATTCGGAGAGGATCGGACGGTTGAGATGTGTTGGTGGGTTGGATGGGTCCAGATTGGATATGGAAGGTGGGGGCTGGATCACGGTGAGGGTGAGTTGTGAAGGAACAATGGTTGGTGGGTCACATGAGGAAAATATATTGGGGGATGGGGGGACTGTAAATGGATTTGGGTGTCATTTGTGTGAACTGTAG
- the LOC106454820 gene encoding mitogen-activated protein kinase kinase kinase 3-like (The RefSeq protein has 6 substitutions compared to this genomic sequence): MEWTRGRILGRGSTATVCAATRHNSNEILAVKSSELHRSEFLQREAEILSSLSSPYVIGYRGSETKRELNGVVTYNLLMEYAPYGTLTDAAAKNGGGLEEAMIVKYTREMLRGLEYIHSRGVAHCDVKGSNVVVGEKGEAKIVDFGCAKRVDPEVESEPVVGTPAFMAPEVARGEKQGRESDIWAVGCTVIEMATGSPPWTEASSGESSVSVLYRVGYSGEAPELPCLLTEEAKDFLEKCFKREAKERWTATQLLNHPFLITKPNTEPVSGLVSSSPTSVIDQTFWTSGGEEEETEELQEDSRNLDRLNLWACHSERIGRLRCVGGLDGSRLDMEGGGWITVRVSCEGTMIGGSHEENILEVGGTVN, from the exons ATGGAATGGACTAGAGGAAGAATCCTAGGCCGTGGCTCAACAGCCACCGTCTTCGCCGCAACACGTCACAACTCAAACGAAATCCTCGCCGTCAAATCCTCCGAGCTTCACCGATCAGAGTTCTTACAAAGAGAGGCAGAGATCCTCTCGTCGTTGAGTTCTCCCTATGTGATCGGATACAGAGGATCAGAAACCAAGAGGGAGCTAAACGGCGTCGTCACGTATAACCTTGTGATGGAGTACGCGCCGTACGGAACGTTGACCGACGCGGCGGCGAAGAACGGAGGCGGGCTCGAGGAAGCTATGATCGTGAAGTACACGCGAGAGATGCTACGAGGGTTGGAGTATATTCACTCGCGGGGTGTCGCGCATTGCGATGTGAAGGGGAGTAACGTGGTTGTTGGGGAGAAGGGTGAGGCCAAGATTGTTGATTTCGGGTGTGCGAAACGGGTCGACCCGGAAGTTGAGTCGGAGCCGGTGGTGGGAACGCCGGCGTTTATGGCTCCGGAGGTGGCGCGTGGGGAGAAACAGGGGAGGGAGAGTGAT ATATGGGCGGTTGGGTGTACGGTGATTGAGATGGCCACTGGGTCTCCGCCGTGGACGGAGGCGAGTTCGGGTGAGAGTCCGGTTTCAGTTCTTTATCGGGTCGGGTATTCCGGTGAGGCTCCGGAGCTTCCTtgtttgcttacggaagaagcGAAGGACTTCTTGGAGAAGTGTTTCAAGAGAGAAGCGAAAGAGAGATGGACGGCGACGCAACTCCTAAACCATCCGTTTTTGATAACTAAACCGAACACTGAACCGGTTTCCGGTTTGGTTTCGAGCTCACCGACAAGTGTGATAGATCAAACGTTTTGGACATCGGggggtgaagaagaagaaacagaggaatTACAGGAGGATTCAAGAAATCTAGACCGTTTAAACTTGTGGGCTTGTCATTCGGAGAGGATCGGACGGTTGAGATGTGTTGGTGGGTTGGATGGGTCCAGATTGGATATGGAAGGTGGGGGCTGGATCACGGTGAGGGTGAGTTGTGAAGGAACAATGGTTGGTGGGTCACATGAGGAAAATATATTGGGGGATGGGGGGACTGTAAATGGA
- the LOC106451321 gene encoding protein usf-like, giving the protein MLGALVSSSSSTFLSSSLGQSSSSLSRSSVPAFSRLSVRSMADSAFKKIQIQRDDTTFDAYVVGKDDAPGIVVIQEWWGVEVEIKNHAIKISQLDPGFKTLIPDLYRGKVGLDAAEAKHLMDGLDWPGAVKDISASVNWLKANGSKKVGVTGMCMGGALAIASSVLIQEVDAAVGFYGTPSSELADPAHAKAPIQAHFGELDHIVGFSDVTAARNLEEKLKASGVAHEVHIYSGNGHAFLNRSPEGVRRRKSLGDSDDDEAAVELAWSRFNSWMKHYLV; this is encoded by the exons ATGTTAGGAGCACTCGTGTCATCTTCATCGTCCACATTCTTATCTTCTTCACTTGGCCAGTCTTCTTCTTCGCTCTCTAGATCCTCGGTTCCTGCGTTTTCTCGCTTATCAGTCCGATCAATGGCCGATTCAGCTTTCAAGAAAATCCAAATCCAAAGAGATGACACT ACGTTCGATGCGTATGTGGTTGGTAAAGATGATGCGCCTGGGATTGTTGTGATTCAAGAATGGTGGGGTGTTGAAGTTGAGATAAAGAACCACGCTATTAAAATCTCACAGCTTGACCCTGGTTTCAAAACCCTTATACCTGA CTTATATAGAGGAAAGGTTGGTCTTGATGCTGCAGAGGCAAAACATTTGATGGATGGCCTTGACTGGCCAGGTGCTGTCAAAGATATCAGCGCTTCTGTTAACTGGCTTAAAGCTAATGGCTCCAAAAAG GTTGGTGTGACTGGAATGTGCATGGGAGGTGCACTAGCTATAGCTAGCTCTGTTTTGATTCAAGAGGTTGATGCTGCTGTTGGATTCTATGGAACTCCTTCCTCTGAGCTTGCAGATCCAGCACATGCCAAGGCTCCTATTCAGGCCCACTTTGGAGAACTTGACCATATTGTTGGTTTCTCTGATGTCAcg GCAGCAAGGAATCTCGAAGAGAAGCTGAAAGCATCGGGAGTAGCACACGAGGTTCACATTTACTCGGGGAACGGGCACGCGTTCTTGAACAGGAGCCCTGAAGGAGTGCGCAGAAGGAAGAGTTTGGGAGATTCTGATGATGACGAAGCAGCGGTGGAGCTTGCTTGGTCTCGCTTCAACTCTTGGATGAAACATTACTTGGTTTAA